Proteins from a genomic interval of Pseudomonas asplenii:
- the dsbD gene encoding protein-disulfide reductase DsbD — MRWVLTFFFLIFASLAQAGNDPFAVKKPEFPPAHQVFVFSSEKLASGQTRLYWQISDGYYLYQKRLKFDGLDPAHRPSLPAALAHNDEFFGDQPVYRTELEVLIPADASGKVSVGWQGCADAGLCYPPQTQVVDLGNPTPGKQAGPATTASQPAQARDQSLASSLSEQTLGWSLLAFFGLGLLLAFTPCTLPMLPILAGIVVGSGASPRRGFALAGSYVLSMALVYAGLGMLAALLGGNLQAFLQQPWLLGSFAALFIVLALPMFGFFELQLPSALRDRLERAGQNRRGGSLVGAGIIGALSALLVGPCMTAPLAGALLYIAQSGNVLLGGLVLFSLGIGMGLPLLLLVTVGNRFLPKPGPWMDRVKALFGFLFLGTAILMIRPVVDESLWMILWGALALLVARALWSLSRQPGRGALPAAGISLLLGLWGSLLVIGGAGGGSDLWRPLQIYSGGAGSNVVNHANFVTVNDPAALQRELDRAKASGQWVLVDYYADWCTSCKVMEKQVFTQPEVIDALRDVHLVRLDVTTDNAASHQLLSRFEVPGPPTLLWIAPEGDERRASRITGEVDAAGFLQNWNNTRGAR; from the coding sequence ATGCGTTGGGTGTTGACCTTTTTTTTCCTGATCTTCGCCAGCCTGGCCCAAGCCGGTAATGACCCGTTCGCGGTGAAAAAGCCGGAGTTCCCGCCTGCCCATCAGGTTTTCGTCTTCAGTTCGGAAAAGCTGGCCTCGGGCCAGACCCGCCTGTACTGGCAGATCAGCGACGGTTATTACCTTTATCAGAAACGCCTGAAGTTCGATGGCCTGGATCCGGCGCATCGCCCCTCGCTGCCCGCAGCGCTGGCCCACAACGACGAGTTCTTTGGCGATCAGCCGGTCTATCGCACCGAACTGGAAGTGCTGATTCCGGCCGATGCCAGCGGCAAGGTCAGCGTCGGCTGGCAGGGTTGCGCCGATGCCGGGCTGTGTTATCCACCGCAGACCCAGGTGGTCGACCTGGGTAACCCGACGCCTGGGAAGCAGGCCGGCCCTGCGACGACAGCCAGCCAACCGGCGCAAGCCCGCGACCAGTCCCTGGCCAGCAGCCTGAGCGAACAGACGCTGGGCTGGAGCCTGCTGGCCTTCTTCGGCCTCGGCCTGCTGCTGGCGTTTACCCCCTGCACCCTGCCCATGCTGCCGATTCTCGCCGGTATCGTGGTCGGCAGCGGCGCCAGTCCACGGCGCGGTTTCGCCCTGGCGGGCAGCTATGTGTTGAGCATGGCGCTGGTCTACGCAGGGCTGGGCATGCTCGCCGCGCTGCTGGGCGGCAATCTGCAGGCCTTCCTGCAACAACCCTGGCTGCTGGGCAGCTTCGCCGCCCTGTTCATCGTGCTGGCGCTGCCGATGTTCGGTTTCTTCGAACTGCAACTGCCCAGCGCCCTGCGCGATCGTCTGGAACGCGCCGGGCAAAATCGCCGTGGCGGCAGCCTGGTCGGCGCCGGGATTATCGGCGCGCTGTCGGCGTTGCTGGTCGGCCCGTGCATGACCGCGCCGCTGGCCGGCGCCCTGCTGTACATCGCCCAGAGCGGCAACGTACTGCTCGGCGGCCTGGTGCTGTTCAGCCTCGGCATCGGCATGGGCCTGCCGTTGTTGCTGCTGGTGACCGTGGGCAATCGGTTCCTGCCCAAGCCTGGGCCGTGGATGGACCGGGTCAAGGCGTTGTTCGGTTTCCTGTTCCTTGGCACCGCGATATTGATGATTCGCCCGGTAGTCGACGAATCGCTGTGGATGATCCTCTGGGGCGCACTGGCGCTGCTGGTGGCTCGCGCGCTCTGGTCGCTGTCGCGCCAACCCGGTCGCGGCGCCCTGCCTGCCGCCGGCATCAGCCTGCTGCTGGGCTTGTGGGGCAGCCTGCTGGTGATCGGCGGCGCGGGTGGCGGCAGTGACCTGTGGCGCCCGCTGCAGATCTACAGCGGCGGTGCCGGCAGCAACGTGGTGAACCACGCAAATTTTGTCACCGTCAACGACCCCGCCGCGCTGCAGCGCGAGCTGGACCGCGCCAAGGCCAGCGGCCAGTGGGTCCTGGTGGATTACTACGCCGACTGGTGTACCTCGTGCAAGGTCATGGAGAAACAGGTGTTCACCCAGCCCGAGGTGATCGATGCCCTGCGCGATGTGCACCTGGTACGCCTGGATGTGACCACCGACAATGCCGCCAGCCACCAGTTGCTGAGCCGCTTCGAAGTCCCCGGGCCCCCGACGCTGCTGTGGATCGCCCCCGAAGGCGACGAGCGCCGGGCCAGCCGTATCACCGGCGAAGTCGATGCCGCAGGTTTCCTGCAGAACTGGAACAACACACGAGGTGCCCGCTAA
- a CDS encoding RICIN domain-containing protein: MSLNIYLAQIRPVPRSRALPFPEHLEPIWAQAGQVPTMESNSPLLVISQGCIDYWPLNNLGNPGELHLLAYGPARELLGHKVLKLGDRKLVSVQIEQSERLVFLDEQHARHTRNRTLLDETAHDTHQYFWIINSHSGAALSWDSDSPDVTLQPLAATRQQIWVVDTIGAIFTGRGNRRLSAPKGDLALSSLHLMDSDETGHDQWNIDHQGLIRSFGNDLAWTQTGEHSVELAEHTATLAEHQRWRFKPYLVSPFTRENPLAQLLPEQPFFLECDQHPGFRWALTAAQAQWLPATDTEAQHGAWRYAQGKLIDSASGLALTSQSEQILLATPRDEDAHQQWYMSSDGCLIQPFNAKVLEFEDGQVRLMDYDLLRPAHAHWQIRHFRQRRASMAVFEPQPLGYISKLSITVTIANVFWGGTSDKIMLTLTSLDKAVRLFDAPHAGDSVTLDIDIQAMFGKPSIPMRDVHTILFYQESRAVSGGNDQWKLESIVLKANDRYLNDSLRNINRWVSPPFRSAHISWGSTISWCNWRDIRHNRHIDFNGQTYPVTLMPYIGDLKAWRNYDPSSIDGVGQLIGMNHGRLIGEILKTRDCEALKPNEGNNSYTWVFTPDGAIIYRLWNHDDSAGYIRHSQLGSGRSVICAGEFRIERREDIDGVVDVIAMVNDASGHYKPDGGACLGSVEEKFKALGIPTEHITWSYRGAA, from the coding sequence ATGTCGCTCAATATCTACCTGGCACAGATACGCCCTGTCCCACGCTCGCGCGCCCTGCCGTTTCCCGAGCACCTGGAACCGATCTGGGCCCAGGCCGGCCAAGTGCCGACCATGGAGTCCAATAGCCCGCTGCTCGTCATCAGCCAGGGCTGCATCGACTACTGGCCACTCAACAACCTCGGCAACCCGGGTGAACTGCATCTGCTGGCCTACGGGCCGGCCCGCGAGCTGCTGGGACACAAGGTGCTGAAGCTGGGCGACCGCAAGCTGGTGTCGGTACAGATCGAGCAGTCGGAACGGTTGGTCTTCCTTGATGAACAGCACGCACGTCATACCCGCAACCGCACGCTCCTGGACGAGACCGCGCACGATACTCACCAGTACTTCTGGATCATCAACAGCCACAGCGGCGCCGCCCTGAGCTGGGACAGCGACAGCCCGGACGTGACCCTGCAACCGCTCGCGGCGACCCGCCAGCAGATCTGGGTCGTCGACACCATTGGCGCCATCTTCACCGGCCGCGGCAACCGCCGCCTGTCAGCCCCGAAAGGCGATCTGGCCCTGTCCTCCCTGCACCTGATGGACAGTGACGAAACCGGTCATGACCAATGGAACATCGACCACCAGGGCCTTATCCGCTCGTTCGGCAATGACCTGGCCTGGACACAAACCGGCGAACACAGCGTGGAGCTCGCCGAGCACACGGCGACGCTGGCCGAACATCAACGCTGGCGCTTCAAGCCTTACCTCGTGTCGCCGTTCACCCGGGAGAACCCGCTGGCGCAGTTGCTGCCCGAACAACCGTTCTTTCTCGAGTGCGACCAACACCCGGGGTTCAGGTGGGCATTGACGGCTGCGCAGGCGCAATGGCTGCCGGCAACCGATACCGAGGCGCAACACGGTGCCTGGCGCTACGCACAGGGCAAGCTGATCGATAGCGCCAGCGGCCTGGCGCTGACCTCACAGTCGGAACAGATCCTGCTCGCAACGCCTCGGGATGAGGACGCCCATCAGCAGTGGTACATGAGCAGTGACGGTTGCCTGATTCAGCCCTTCAACGCAAAAGTGCTCGAATTCGAGGACGGGCAAGTCCGGCTCATGGACTACGACCTGCTGCGCCCCGCCCACGCACACTGGCAGATCCGCCACTTCCGCCAGCGCCGGGCCAGCATGGCGGTCTTCGAACCCCAACCGTTGGGCTACATCAGCAAACTGTCGATCACCGTCACCATCGCCAATGTTTTCTGGGGCGGGACCTCGGACAAGATCATGCTGACCCTGACTTCCCTCGACAAGGCCGTGCGCCTGTTCGATGCACCCCATGCCGGCGACTCGGTCACCCTCGATATCGATATCCAGGCGATGTTCGGCAAACCGAGCATCCCCATGCGCGATGTCCATACGATCCTGTTCTACCAGGAGTCACGCGCCGTATCGGGTGGCAACGACCAATGGAAACTGGAATCGATCGTCCTCAAGGCCAACGACCGCTACCTCAACGACTCGCTGCGCAACATCAATCGTTGGGTCTCGCCGCCCTTCCGTTCCGCACATATTTCCTGGGGCAGTACGATCTCCTGGTGCAACTGGCGGGACATCCGCCACAACCGGCACATCGACTTCAACGGCCAGACCTACCCGGTGACGCTGATGCCCTACATCGGCGACCTGAAAGCCTGGCGCAACTACGATCCGTCCAGCATTGACGGGGTCGGCCAATTGATCGGCATGAACCATGGTCGGCTCATCGGCGAAATCCTCAAGACCCGGGACTGTGAGGCACTCAAACCCAATGAGGGCAACAACAGTTACACCTGGGTGTTCACCCCGGATGGCGCGATCATCTATCGTCTCTGGAACCATGACGACAGCGCGGGCTATATCCGACACAGCCAACTGGGCAGTGGCAGATCGGTGATCTGCGCGGGCGAATTCAGAATAGAGAGAAGAGAGGATATCGACGGCGTCGTCGATGTCATCGCCATGGTGAACGATGCGTCGGGTCACTACAAACCCGATGGAGGAGCCTGCCTCGGCTCGGTCGAGGAGAAATTCAAGGCACTGGGCATCCCCACCGAACACATTACATGGTCCTACAGGGGCGCTGCGTAA
- the dsbG gene encoding thiol:disulfide interchange protein DsbG, with translation MSVHRRLLNLSLSTAFGALLIQAPASRAEELPAPIRSIEAKGAKIVGSFDAPDGLRGYAAQYQNRGMALYLTPDGKHVIAGNLYDAEGKDLSQAPLQKLVYAPMSRQVWGEMEKSNWIEDGKQDAPRIVYLFSDPNCPYCNMFWEQARPWVESGKVQLRHIMVGIIREDSPAKAAALFAAKDPQQALHDHEKAGKASSLKPLAKIPADLQAKLDANTKLMDELEVSATPAIFYLDANGELQQQQGAPSADLLVKILGPK, from the coding sequence ATGTCCGTCCACCGCCGCCTGCTGAACCTGAGTCTGAGCACCGCTTTCGGCGCGTTGCTGATACAGGCGCCAGCGTCACGGGCCGAAGAGCTGCCCGCACCGATCAGGAGCATCGAAGCCAAGGGGGCGAAGATCGTCGGGAGTTTCGATGCCCCCGATGGCCTGCGCGGCTACGCCGCCCAGTATCAGAATCGCGGCATGGCCCTGTACCTGACGCCCGACGGCAAGCATGTGATCGCCGGCAACCTGTATGACGCCGAGGGCAAGGACCTGAGCCAGGCGCCACTGCAAAAGCTGGTCTATGCGCCGATGTCCAGGCAGGTCTGGGGCGAGATGGAAAAGAGCAACTGGATCGAGGACGGCAAACAGGATGCGCCACGCATCGTCTATCTGTTCAGCGACCCCAACTGCCCGTACTGCAACATGTTCTGGGAACAGGCCCGGCCCTGGGTCGAGTCCGGCAAGGTGCAGTTGCGGCATATCATGGTCGGGATCATCCGCGAGGACAGCCCGGCCAAGGCGGCCGCCCTGTTCGCCGCCAAGGATCCGCAACAGGCCCTGCACGACCATGAAAAGGCCGGCAAGGCCAGCTCGCTCAAGCCCCTGGCGAAGATCCCGGCGGACCTGCAGGCCAAGCTCGATGCCAACACCAAGCTGATGGACGAGTTGGAGGTGTCGGCCACGCCGGCGATCTTCTACCTCGACGCCAACGGCGAACTGCAACAGCAGCAGGGCGCGCCGTCAGCGGACCTGCTGGTGAAGATTCTCGGCCCCAAGTAA
- a CDS encoding TlpA disulfide reductase family protein produces the protein MLTLTLGTFALSINHLLLLLALALATLVGWWVAKRGGENPESVLFSLFILALVAARGSFVIAYWSYFRNDPLQILDIRDGGFLPWPGLLAILLGALAWTWRRPALRKPLGFGLGSGLAFWLLASFSTTLYEQGSRLPAITLLNAEGQAVQLSDYQGGPLVINLWATWCPPCRREMPVLQKAQRERQDVTFLFVNQAESMQSVTTFLMTQGLNLDNVLFDGRGQLAQNVGSMALPTTLLYNAEGHLLDSHLGELSEASLARVLENFGPPHPAKAASATARKPLCPSTAAC, from the coding sequence ATGCTGACCCTGACCCTCGGAACCTTCGCCCTGTCGATCAACCACCTGCTGTTGCTGCTGGCCCTCGCCCTGGCGACGCTGGTCGGCTGGTGGGTGGCCAAGCGCGGTGGCGAGAACCCGGAGTCGGTGCTGTTCAGCCTGTTCATCCTGGCACTGGTCGCCGCCCGGGGCAGCTTCGTGATCGCCTACTGGAGCTACTTTCGCAACGACCCGCTACAGATCCTCGATATTCGCGACGGGGGTTTCCTGCCCTGGCCCGGCCTGCTGGCGATACTGCTCGGCGCCCTGGCCTGGACCTGGCGCCGGCCGGCGCTGCGCAAGCCGCTGGGTTTCGGGCTGGGCAGCGGGTTGGCGTTCTGGCTGTTGGCAAGCTTTTCCACGACCCTCTATGAGCAAGGCTCGCGCCTGCCGGCCATCACCCTGCTCAACGCCGAGGGCCAGGCGGTGCAACTGAGCGACTATCAGGGCGGGCCGCTGGTGATCAACCTCTGGGCCACCTGGTGCCCACCCTGCCGCCGGGAAATGCCCGTACTGCAGAAGGCCCAGCGGGAACGCCAGGACGTGACCTTCCTGTTCGTCAACCAGGCCGAAAGCATGCAAAGCGTGACCACCTTCCTGATGACCCAGGGCTTGAATCTGGACAACGTCCTGTTCGACGGCCGCGGCCAGCTGGCACAAAACGTGGGCTCGATGGCCTTGCCCACCACTCTGTTGTACAACGCCGAAGGTCATCTGCTCGACAGTCACCTGGGTGAATTGTCCGAGGCCAGCCTGGCCCGCGTCTTGGAAAACTTCGGCCCTCCACACCCCGCCAAGGCCGCTTCGGCCACTGCAAGGAAACCGCTATGTCCGTCCACCGCCGCCTGCTGA
- a CDS encoding response regulator, producing the protein MHVLVCEDDELIASGIVAGLTAQGMTVEHVATASAARAMLRAAQFDVMVLDLGLPDEDGLKLLTQLRSKGLELPVLILTARDSVTDRVDGLQAGADDYLLKPFDLRELFARLQTLLRRVAGRSVNLIEHGPLSYDPSSRVTTLNGQSVDLSRREQALLQALLHNRGRVLSSEQLKDSVYGFSDELESNALNVHIHHLRRKLGNGIVETVRGLGYRLGPAGDVDA; encoded by the coding sequence ATGCACGTACTGGTTTGCGAAGACGATGAGTTGATCGCCAGCGGCATCGTTGCCGGCCTGACCGCCCAGGGCATGACGGTGGAGCACGTCGCCACGGCGTCCGCCGCGCGGGCCATGCTGCGTGCGGCGCAATTCGACGTGATGGTCCTGGACCTTGGCCTGCCCGACGAAGATGGCCTGAAACTGCTGACCCAACTGCGCAGCAAGGGTCTGGAACTGCCAGTGCTGATCCTCACGGCCCGTGATTCGGTGACTGATCGGGTTGACGGCTTGCAGGCCGGTGCCGACGACTACCTGCTCAAGCCGTTCGACCTGCGCGAACTCTTCGCCCGCCTGCAGACCCTGTTGCGCCGGGTCGCCGGGCGCAGCGTCAACCTGATCGAGCATGGCCCGCTCAGCTACGACCCGAGCAGCCGCGTGACGACCCTGAATGGCCAGTCGGTGGACCTCTCGCGCCGCGAGCAGGCGCTGTTGCAGGCACTGCTGCACAACCGTGGCCGGGTGCTGTCGAGCGAGCAGCTCAAGGACAGCGTCTACGGGTTCAGCGACGAGCTGGAAAGCAACGCGCTCAACGTGCATATCCACCACCTGCGCCGCAAGCTGGGCAATGGCATTGTCGAGACCGTGCGCGGCCTGGGCTATCGCCTCGGTCCTGCGGGTGACGTAGACGCATGA